The genomic segment TAAGTCTGTTTTCGATTTTCTTTTTGTTGAAAGTTCAACTTCATGAAGGTTGGGTTTTAAAGAGACTTAAATTTCTTGGAGAGATAAGTTATAGTCTATATTTATTTCATTTTCCTGTGCTTCTATTAATATATGCATTGTTAACAAAATATACAGGATCATATAATTTTTATTCAAGAGTATATTGGGTTTCAATTCCTATAGCCTTATTGGTCGCTTATTGTTGTTATGGGTTCATAGAGAAAAGATCAAAGCTAATGATCGATGTTTTTAGAAATAGACGAAGTTTGAGAATGGAGATCGAAGAATAATAAGATGGAATCAACGAATTATCATAGTGATATTGAGTATGAAATAAAACCAGCTGGAAAGCTGGATTTAAATTTCAAGGAGCTTTGGCAGTATAAAGAGCTTTTTTATTTTTTCACATGGCGAGACATAAAGGTAAAGTACAAACAAGCCTATTTAGGAATACTTTGGGTTGTTCTTCAGCCATTGTTTATGATGATGGTCTTCTCCTTTTTCTTTGGGAAGGTATTACGAGTTCCTTCAGATGGAATACCATATCCCATATTTGTTTATTCAGGAATGATGTTTTGGAATATTTTCTCCTCTGGGCTATCAAGCTCCGGAGATTGTTTAGTTTCCAATGCTAATATCATTAAGAAGATATATTTCCCCCGGCTTGTAATCCCTATTTCTGTAATTTTTGTTTCTGTATTCGATTTTATAATCACCTTTGCGTTATTTATTGGGCTTATTCTGTTTCTTCAAATCAAGATCGATTATTTAAAATTTATAGAGCTATTTCCTTTGGCTTTTTTAATTACAATTGTGACCACATTTGGCTTGGGGACTCTATTGTCTGCTTTAAATGTAAAGTACAGGGATTTTAAATATATTATTCCTTTTCTAATTCAGGCAACCTTGTTTATAACTCCCGTTATTTATCCTATTTCAGTATTGCCATTCCCATGGATAAAATATGTTTTGGCACTAAACCCATTAACGGGAGCGATTGCCTTAAGCAGAGCGGCAATTGCAGGAAATGTAATTGATTGGAATATTATAATGATTAGTGTAGTAACTTCTTTGCTACTTTTAGTTGCAGGCCTTTTAGTTTTTAAACGAACGGAGGCATATTTTGCTGATTTGGCTTAAATACTATGAAACCAATACTTGAAATAAATAATATATCCAAAAAATATTATATAAACGATGATGGTGGTGCTCCATATCTCTCCTTGAGGGATACTATATCAGCCTATTTTAAAGGAAGCAATAAGAAAGTATCCAAAGAGGAATTTTGGGCGTTAAAGGATGTCTCTTTTACTGTAAACCCTGGTGAAAGCATTGGAATTATAGGAAGGAATGGAGCTGGTAAATCAACTTTACTAAAAATACTGTCTAAAATTACACCCCCAACTAATGGAAAAATACTTTCCAGAGGGAGAATTGCGAGTCTCCTTGAAGTCGGCACAGGCTTTCATGCAGAGCTCACAGGTAGAGAAAATATATTTTTAAATGGGTCAATCTTGGGACTTAAAAAACATGAGATCTTAAAGCAGTTTGACTCAATCGTTGAATTCAGCGGAATAGAAAAGTTTCTTGATACACAGCTAAAACATTATAGCAGTGGTATGCAACTTCGCTTAGCTTTTGCAGTTGCAGCACATTTGGAGCCAGAAATATTGATAATAGATGAAGTGCTGGCTGTTGGTGATGCGACATTTCAGAAGAAGTGTATGGGAAAGATGGGAGAGGTAAGCAAAAGCGGTAGAACTATATTATTTGTAAGCCATAATTTAAACGCTGTTGAGGAAATTTGTAATAAAGCTATTCTTCTTCAAAATGGACAGTTAAAAGCAGTAGACAGTGTTCCTAATATTGTAAGAAATTATTTGTCAAACAATGAAGAGATTAATTCATGTTGGGTAAATAAAGATAAAAAAGCATTTATAAATCCCTATTTTACTCCAACTTCTATTAAAATTGTAGATGAAGATTTTCAACTGATTTCAGGAGAAGTGCCTGCGGATAAAAAAGTGGGAGTCATGATTTCAGGAGAGGTAAATGAATTTAATAATTTGCTTACTGTAGGGTTTTGTGTAACAACTCTGAGCGGTACGGTCATTTATTGGGCTTACCAGACAGATGTAGCGGAAGAATCATGGCCCAAAATGCAAAAAGGAGAAAATCGATTTGTGGCTTGGTTGCCTACAAATTTTATTAACGAAGGAGATTACTATATTGAATTAATTGCTAGTATTCATTTTTCCCATTGGATTTGTGAACCACAAAAAAATTCTCCTTCTGTCAGATTATCAATTAGGGGAGGGTTGAGCAAGTCACCATATTGGATGATGGCCCGGCCGGGGCTTATGGCACCAATCATTAAGTTTGAATCATTACCTTAATAGCAAATCTTTTCTGAAATTTGGACTGATGTATTATGATAAATATGTTGAAGAGTATAGTAAAAAAACTATTGAGGATCGAAAAAAGAAAAGCATATAAACAATTTGACATCTTTAATGAAAAGATTGTCAACAGCCGATTTGAGATAAGAAAAGAGGATATTTATTTTTTCAGTGAAGGCACTTCGAAAACTGATTTTGACAGGCACTACGTATATCATACCGCCTGGGCAGCGCGAATGCTTGCAAAGACCAATCCTTCAAAGCATATAGATATATCGTCTTCCTTATACTTTTCAGCAATTGCTTCATCATTTGTTCCTATTGAGTTTTACGATTACCGCCCTGCAGACATTCATCTGCCAAATCTGAAATCAGCTTTTGGGGATTTACAGAAATTGCCCTTTCCTTCAGAATCAGTTCAATCTCTATCTTGCATGCATGTGATAGAACATATCGGTTTAGGTAGGTACGGAGATCTAATGGATTATGATGGCGATTTAAAGGCAATTAAAGAACTGATAAGAGTTCTGGCACCTGCAGGAAATTTGTTTTTTGTAACACCCATCGGACATAAAGCAAGAATAGTTTTCAATGCTCATAGAATTTATACTAAAGAACAAATTGTAAATTATTTTGATGAACTTGAATTAGAGGAATTCTCCTTGATCTCAGAGCATTGGGAAGATGGAGGTATAGTTATCAATCCTAATAAAGCTTTGATCGAACGTCAGAGTTATGGATGTGGTTGTTTTTGGTTTAAAAAAGGAGTGAAATGATAATTGTCCGGTTAATAGGAGGATTGGGTAATCAAATGTTTCAATATGCTGCTGCAAAGGGACTTGCAGAGATGAAAAAAGTACCACTAAAACTCGATATCACCGACTTTCTTACCCACTATAACTTGCGTAATTTCGAACTCGATAAATTTAATATTTCTTCAGAGGTTGCGCTGGAGAAAGAGATGCTCTATTATAAGTGCAACAGTAAGAGCTATCCCTTTAATCTGTATCTAAAAGTTTTAAAGAAGATTAAAGGAGTAAAATATCAAATGGAACCGCATTTTC from the Sporocytophaga myxococcoides genome contains:
- a CDS encoding ABC transporter permease, with the protein product MESTNYHSDIEYEIKPAGKLDLNFKELWQYKELFYFFTWRDIKVKYKQAYLGILWVVLQPLFMMMVFSFFFGKVLRVPSDGIPYPIFVYSGMMFWNIFSSGLSSSGDCLVSNANIIKKIYFPRLVIPISVIFVSVFDFIITFALFIGLILFLQIKIDYLKFIELFPLAFLITIVTTFGLGTLLSALNVKYRDFKYIIPFLIQATLFITPVIYPISVLPFPWIKYVLALNPLTGAIALSRAAIAGNVIDWNIIMISVVTSLLLLVAGLLVFKRTEAYFADLA
- a CDS encoding ABC transporter ATP-binding protein is translated as MKPILEINNISKKYYINDDGGAPYLSLRDTISAYFKGSNKKVSKEEFWALKDVSFTVNPGESIGIIGRNGAGKSTLLKILSKITPPTNGKILSRGRIASLLEVGTGFHAELTGRENIFLNGSILGLKKHEILKQFDSIVEFSGIEKFLDTQLKHYSSGMQLRLAFAVAAHLEPEILIIDEVLAVGDATFQKKCMGKMGEVSKSGRTILFVSHNLNAVEEICNKAILLQNGQLKAVDSVPNIVRNYLSNNEEINSCWVNKDKKAFINPYFTPTSIKIVDEDFQLISGEVPADKKVGVMISGEVNEFNNLLTVGFCVTTLSGTVIYWAYQTDVAEESWPKMQKGENRFVAWLPTNFINEGDYYIELIASIHFSHWICEPQKNSPSVRLSIRGGLSKSPYWMMARPGLMAPIIKFESLP
- a CDS encoding DUF268 domain-containing protein translates to MLKSIVKKLLRIEKRKAYKQFDIFNEKIVNSRFEIRKEDIYFFSEGTSKTDFDRHYVYHTAWAARMLAKTNPSKHIDISSSLYFSAIASSFVPIEFYDYRPADIHLPNLKSAFGDLQKLPFPSESVQSLSCMHVIEHIGLGRYGDLMDYDGDLKAIKELIRVLAPAGNLFFVTPIGHKARIVFNAHRIYTKEQIVNYFDELELEEFSLISEHWEDGGIVINPNKALIERQSYGCGCFWFKKGVK